Part of the Suricata suricatta isolate VVHF042 chromosome 8, meerkat_22Aug2017_6uvM2_HiC, whole genome shotgun sequence genome, CACTGAACTTCCTGCAGAAGGCCCTGCCAGGGCTCAGGGACACCAGCGCTCAGGAACCTGTCAGGTGGGTGGAGGCGGTGGCAGCTGAGGGGGgttctaggcctcagtttcctcagctgggAAATGGAAGAATGAGATGTGCCTGGTGGTCAGCAGGAGGGGCGTTGCCACGTGGCACACCCTGAGTCCCACTTGAGGATACCCTACGGGGAACCAGAGGCTGTGAGCAGTCCCTGAGTCTTGTCTGGCCTGGGTGGAGCACAGCCTCCCTGTCTGTGCCACACACCAGACACACACCACACGCTGGGGGCTAAACCAACACAAAATTGTTCTTTCCCAGTTCCTGAGGCTGGAAGGCTGAACTTGAAGTGGGTACTCCCCCCAAGGGCACTCAGGGAGGGTCCTTCCcacctcttccagctcctggtggcCTCGTGCTCCCAGCTTGTGGCCACACCCTCCATCTTGGCCTCCAGGGTCACCTGGCctctttcctctgtgtctgtcttctccctttctgtctcctaTAAGGACATCTGTCACTGGACTTAGGGCCACCCtaatccaggatgacctcatctaaacttgattacatctgcaaagaccctattttcaaatgAGGCCACACTCTGGGCTTCCAAGTAGACCTGAGTTTGGGGGGCACACCTTTCAGCATACGGCAGTGACCTAGTGAGTAGGGGGATTGTATGTCAATTTGGCTGATGGTGCTGTGCCCACTGCCTTGTGCTGCCCTCCATTTTGCGGGGAGCATTCTGGCCTGGAGCTGCCCGGCCCCGCTGGGTCAACTGCTGCAGGCCTGTGGGTGTCCGGGAACATTGGGGCCAAGGCCGTGTGGCCATGTGAGGGCTCTGCATGGGGGGCCCCTGGCCCAGCTTCTCCTGGCCACCTTGGGCCCAGAGAGCAGGGGGGAGAGGAAGTGGCCTCAGAGGGAGAACAGGGCACAGAGCAGCAGCCCTGACTGGAGGGGGTGGCCACAGCCCTGCTTCCTGCACACAGGTGCACCCCAGGGATGCGGGGTGGCCCAGTGATAGGCAGCCGTGTGGAGGGCGGCGTAGgctggcctggggccctgggcagggcTCCCACAGTGAAGTCCCAGGTGCTTCTAGGCAGGTGGATGGAAGGTGGGCTCTTTGGGTGGGGCCTGTCCCATGCCCCGTGAGGGGTGTGTTTTGGGGCATTTTAATCTCAGTTGTCAGAATTAGGAAGGTAAAATCAGGTGCTAGTATACACCTGTGTCAGAAGTGGGCGCCCTTGACCTGTCCCTCAGATGGGCTGTCTCCTTCCGAAGGGTGGACATTAGGACCCAGCTGCCAGGGGAGGCTGAGAGGCTTTTACCTGGGGGTCCTGGAAGGACTCTTGGATCCAGCTGTGCCTGATGCCTCCTCTCTCACCTGTAGGCCCTCCCCAGTCATCTCTCCTGCTCTGGAATCCCACACCAGAACGGAAGGGCCACGAACAGGTCCACTGGCCAAGCTGTCACAGCTGGCATCTCCCCAGGCCCTTAGCCCCCCTGCgaggactgagccaccagccccCCTAAGTGAGGGTGCCACCTCCCGGGCATCCGGGCCAGCCCAGGCGGGCAGGAAGAGCTCACCTGCATCCTCGAGGGCCGGCAAGGCGGGTGCTGGCTCCAAGCTGCAGCTGGAGATCCCGCGGGCCAAGGGTAAGAGCCTCCCGTGGCGGGCTGGGGTGAGGGGCGTGGGTCCGGCAGGGGGCGTGCCCGGGTCTGCCGCCATGCTCTCCGTGCTCCCCGCGGATCTCCAGGTTCACAGCCTGGCTCCCGGGCTCCTGCTCCGCGTCGCCGGCACGCAGCTGCACCACAGCGCCCGCCGGCCTCGTCCCTCCCGGGGCGCCTCTCCGATCCCGCGGTGGCCGATGTCCGTCCGTCGGCATTGCGTGGCGTGACAGTCGGCGCTCACCCGGCCAGTCAGTGCCATGTCTCCGTGGCGGGTGTGGGGTGGTGGCCGTGGGCAGCCCCTGCTCTGCAGCTCACGGAGTCACCATCTCCCATGAGGCTTTGCGTCCACCGTTCCCGCGCACATCTCTTCTTCCTGCCCTGTCCTGCTGAGGGCGCCCCTGTGCTCCTAGGGTCCTGAGGCCCCTGGATGGCTGCTTGTTTTAGGGCCCCACATTCCCCGGGCTGCTCCACCCGCTTTTCTGCGTTAACTGTGCAGTTGGCCCCTTCGCGGGCCCCCGGGTGTCTCAGCGTTTAGCTGGGCTCCAAGAGCACCCCCCCGAAAAGGTCCTTGCCCAGTTCGCTCCTTTGGGGGAGACCCCGTCATGAGAGTCGCTCTGTCTGGAACCGAAGGGGCCTGAAGACGGGCTGTCACGACTTAGCCATGCATCTTAGCCATGCAGACCTTGGCTCACTCAGCCTCCGTGGGCCTCATCTGGCTATCCCCTCACCCATGTGGAAGCAGGGGAAGTTGAGGCTCAGACAGGGGAGTGATTCCCGTGGGCACACACAGCACAGGTGGTCAGGACTGCTGTCCTGAGCCCGATTCCCATCGGACTCCTTCCCAGGGGCCAAGCTGCTCAGCGGGCACTTGGAGTGGATGGCTGCTGGCAGTGGGGGTGGTGAGACCCAGCCTTTCTCAGCAGACCCCCTTACCCAGACCCCTCCATGACCTGCATCTCTGCCTCACCTAGGCCCGAGTTCTGGCCCCCAGGAAGGCCAGGAGGATGGGCCGGCAGGATGGAGGGCCCGCCTGAAGCCCGTGGAGAAGAAAAACCCTGCTGAGAGgtgagggggggcgggggtggggggaggggcccctggaCCGGCACCTGGGCCTGTGGATTTGCCAGGGAGCCTGGGCAGCAGCCCGTGTCCCATGGCTAGCATAGGGCCTGCATCACCAGGGCCTACAGTTGAGTGATGGCCGGTGGGCCCACTGACACCCCCACGGGAGGGGTGTGTGCGTGGCTGCCTGGACCTCAGGCAGGGGTCCTGCAATAGGGCTGGGTGTCTGGGCCCCGGGGCACATTGGCTCTGGGCACCTGTGTGAACACACACCTATGctcgggggggggcggggtcatAGCTGGTCGggtgcagagcccagagctgcGTCATAGGCTCCTTCCTGGCCtccagtgtgggggtggggggcggtgccTATGCCTCCCTTGGCTGACCTCCTGTCCTCTGTCTAGGGGTCTGGAGCTGAAGGAGCCGAGGGTCCTGGGAGAGCCCAGGGTGGGCAATGGACCCGTAAAGGTCCCTGGGAGCTCCGATTGGCGCGTCCGCACCCCTCTTGGGCCTGAGAAGACACAGGGCACAGCAAGCCCTGGGCCCAGCCTGTCAGGTAATGCTGCATGGGAACCCAGGGCCCAGGTGCCTGAGGAGCTGTAGTCCGGGGTGGTGGCCTGTGCATGtatggtgcatgtgtgtgcatgtgcgtgcctTTACACTTACACACGTTTGTAAGTGTAGCTGTTCTCACACTGCTGGCTGCCCCTGGATCCATGTCTAGACCCTGCGTCACTCCCTGTGTGANNNNNNNNNNNNNNNNNNNNNNNNNNNNNNNNNNNNNNNNNNNNNNNNNNNNNNNNNNNNNNNNNNNNNNNNNNNNNNNNNNNNNNNNNNNNNNNNNNNNCCCCGCAGGAAGCTGGCTGTCCCTGCCAGCCTGGACGTTTCTGGAGACTGGCTTCGGCCCGAGCCCCCGGACCAGGAAGCCCCGTCCCGGAgctggaagaaggagaaagagaagcgcCCAGCTCCAGAGCCACTAGGTCAGCCCGGAGatgccaacccccccccccccccgctgccggCGGGCCGGGTGGGGCTCAGGGTCCAGCTTGGTGCCTGCACCCATCGTGGCACTGGCAGGCACTCCTCGCAGCCTGCCAGGTGGGGTGGAGCATCCCAGGCAGGGGACAAGGGGGGTGCCGGCCCAGCAGCTGGGGTCAGGCCCCCATCCAGGCTACATCTGTGTCGCGTTGAGTTTGTGCCTCCAGGTCCAGGACTTGTTTTGCGTTCTCCAGGGAGGCCCTTGGGCTTGGCCAGTGGTCCTACTGTACCTGGCAAGGGAGTGACCAATGCCGCCATGGTGAGTGGGCCAGGGTGTGGGTGGGCTAGGGCACGGCCCGGGCTCTCTGATTGCCCCTCAGCACCCCTTCATGCCCAGCTGCAGGCTGACCCCCTACCCCAGGAGATCCAGAGGCAGATGCAGGACATTGAGAGGCAGCTGGACGCCCTGGAGCTCAGGGGCGTGGAGCTGGAGAAGCGTCTGCGTGCGGCCGAGGGGGGTGAGCCCCGCGCACCCTACGCAGGCTGGCCCCCTGCCACCCCGGGCCTGGCCTGACCCATCCTGCCCCCCACGCTGCCCCGGGCTGGGCCAGCCCCCTCCCGCAGGCCCTGGCCTGACCCGTCCTGCCCCCCTGCAGATGCCTCGGAGGACGCGCTCATGGTGGGCTGGTTCCAGCTCATTCACAAGAAGCAGCTGTTGCTGAGGCAAGAGTCGGAGCTGGTATACAGGTGAGTGGTGTGGCCCTCCCACCTTTCCTGAGGGCCCTCCCCTAGACAGCCACCTCCTCTCGGTTCGGGCTGGGCTCAGGTACTAGGGAGGCCAGCCCAGCAGGTCGGGCCTCACGCCTGCATCCCTTCGGCAGGGCCAAGGACCAGCGCCTGGCAGAGCAGCAGTTGGACCTGGCAGGGGAGCTGCGCCAGCTTATGGCCAAGCCCGGTGCGTCCCGCCTGTCACTGGGAGCCCCGGCCCGTAAGGGTGGTGCTCAGTCCTGGGGGTGGGCCTGGCCGTGGCCTTCCCAGGCCCTCCAGCCGGCTGCCCGGTGGCCACCCTTGGGGGAAGCTGATGGATTGTGGTCACGGCACACATTCTGGAGCCCAGGGTCAAGTCTGAGCTCCTCCACtcctggctgtgtgtccttggccagggcactcaacctctctgtgcttgcAAAGTGGGGCACTAGCCTCCACCTCCCTCAGCTGCAGTGATTAAGTGAGCTAATATGTGAGTTCACACAGCCCAGACAAACGTGGCCTGTTGGTACTGTGGATGGTGTGGTcgagggcctggggctggggctcaggTCCTGGGAGTCCCACCTCTGCCTTTGCTTGCTGTGGGATGGGCACTAGCACTCAGTCTCTGATCTGGCcgtccatccactcatccatctgtccacctATCTGCCCCTacatccactcatccatctgtccacccatccatccatccaaccctctatccatccacctgtccaccAGTCCACCTCCAtacactcatccatccatccagcatTGCCAGGAGTTCACTGCGGACAGGCAGACTCTGTCCCAGTTGCCCCCAAgactccctgccccacctccagtGGAGGAGCCTGGCTGTTAAcagtggggacgttgtgtccctgAGCAGGCTGGGGCGGCAGGGCTGCAGCTGAAGGCAGTCTGTCCCTGCAGAGAGTCTGAAGTCTCCCCAGGACCGGCAGCGGGAGCAGGACCTGCTGAGCCAGTACGTGCACACGGTGGACGACCGTAGCACCATCGTGGACATCCTGGAGGAAGACCGGCTCAGGTGAGGGCAGGGCCTTaggacccaggagccccagcccctgTGGGGCGGCCACGGGCAGCTCCTAGGCATGTGCTATGACCCGTgcaacagaggagaaaaatttacgttttatttttgtttaaatatgcaTAGCCACCTGTGTCTCCTGGTGTGGCACTGGGCTACCGGCTGCGTGACCACCCCCACAGGGTGTGTCTGTCCCCATATGTAAATGGGGGCCCTGTCACGGCCACGAAGTCAGTGGCCACAGTTCTTGAACATGTTGGGgagccctggcccaggccctCCGAGGGCCTTTCTGTCCCCGTGTCACAGATGAGGGTAGAGGGAGTCcgccagagcccccccccccccgagggcaGGCCGCTCTCACCGCCCCGCTGCTCATTTCAGGGAGCAAGAGGAAGACGAGATGCTACAGAACATGATGCAGAATCTGGGTAACTGTGGGGCCAGGCGGGTGTGGGAGCAGTCAGACTGGGCCTCTGTGGGGTGGGTGCCAGGCCCCGCATGACAGATGCGGCCTGGGGACAGAAGGCTCCCCGCAAGGAAGCAAACTTCCCATCACTCAGAGGAGCCGCTGGTTGGGGCTCCTAAAGGCCGGCACATCAGTGGGTCCCACAGGGAGGGTGGAGGGCCTGGCTTCCTCCAGACTCCAGGGGCCCAGGCAGGGCTCCGATGGGTGGCAGGAAAAGACGGTCTTGGCAGGGGCAGTGTCCTCCATGTCCATCCCCCCCAGACCTCTACAGAAGCAGTGGGGACCAGAGGAAGAAGCCCAAGTTCCGCTTGTCCAGGATCTGGTCCCTGAAGGGCAGAAGCAGGACCCCCGAGTGAGCTGCCTAGTGGGGCTGCAGGACCCTCACCCTTGACCTTGACGGGCACTGTGGGGGTGGgaatgtgggggtggggtctgagCCACCTCAATAAAGAAACTGACCGCATGGCCTGGCTCTCTTTCCTGTTCCCCACGGACTCCTGGGTGGCCTGGCACCTGGCCTGGACGTCATGGCCAGTGTCCAGTTCTGCACCATTGTGGACATGTCTGTGGCCTTGAGCAGGCGCTGACACTGCCTGGCTGGCCTGGACCCTCAGAGATGGGCATTTTAGCTGCTTCCCGGCCTGGCTGCACGGACAGGAGCCAGGGATAGGGTGGGTCTGTGCCAGCTGCCCTCGGATGCAGGCCCCACACACCGTCTCCAAAGCTCCAGATCTGTGACCTTGGCCTttagggcagggaggaggggggtggggagctatGCCTTGTGACAGAAGAGTCGTTGCCCCAGGCCTGGGTGCCCAGCGGGCAGTGGGGCTCACCgcccttcccagcctctggtGGAGAGAGGGCAGTCAAGGCAGAGAAGGCCTGGGGGCAGCTCACCCAGAGTCCATGCCCCACGTGGCCCGCACCCAGGAGACCCAGAGAGTGACTTCTTCGGGCCTTGCTCTGCCCTCGGCATGTCTCTATGCTGTCTCCAGCCACCGTGGGAGCTGCCGTGGTGGTCCTGGTGGGCCCTCGGCACAGCCCCAGCACCAACACTCCCCAGCCTGGTGGCAGATGGGGTCAACCGAGTGGGGAGGCCCTGGCTGAGCATGCTGGGGCCCCGCTGTGCTCCCATTATTCCTGTTGCCCCGCTGTGCCTCCCATTATTCCTCCAGGCACTGGAGGGTCTCGGCCGGGGACTCCAAGGACTTGAGTCTGGGCGTGACACGGGACAGGAGGGCAGCTGCCTGGTGCAGAGATGGTTCAGGAACGCGCAACTCTGTGGTCTGGGGCCAGGGCCCTGCCCTCTCTGAGCCACTGATGACCGGCAGCCAGGCTGTTTGTGGGCTGTGAGGACAAACAGGGCCACCGGGGCGCCTCTGGGCCTCCTGCTCGCCCTCCCATCCCAGGGGGACCCCCTCTGGAACTGGAGGGCTGGGTGGTAGAGGGGGTGGGCTGCCCCAAGTTGTCAGCAGGGCCCGGGCCACGCAGGTTCCTGGGTGCTGGGTGCCACAGGCTTTCTGAGCAGAGGCCCCAAGGGGAGACTTGTGTGGTGGAGGGTGGTCTGCACTGCTCTGGCcagccccccagctccctccccggGCACTAGCCAGTCCACCTGGGCCCGCGACAGTGTGGCATCTTCACCaccagggggaggcagagggccacccagcagggaaggggcagccgCCTGGGAGAAGCTGGGTCTTATAGACTAGGAGGAAACAGGCTTCGAGAGACCCCCCTGAAGCTGCACATCGAGTTAGGAGGGCCCTGGACCTGGGCCTGGGCCCCTCCCACGAGGCTCTGGGGGCCCCTGGTGGGAAGGGGCATGTGTTTGTGTGGAGTCTTTGAGACTTGGGTTCCACAGAGGGCATCCCGTCCCATCCAGGATAGCCCGGGGGCAGCTGGGGACACACGCCTCAGGCATCCCCGTTGGGTGAgggtgtgcccctccccccaccatggcTGCTCCCTGGGGTGCCACTGGGCACCAATTGGTGCTTGGCAACAGAGCCCTACAGGTGGAGCCCTGGTGCCCACAGACCCTGTGGACACGGTCATGGCAGGACACGCATGCCCACGACCTTGGGGACACAAGGTTACTGGGTCCTGGCAGTGTCCATTCAACCAGTGGGCAGAGCAGGAGGGCAGCCCTGGGACTGCAGACCCCGGGTGCAGGTGGGGCTGGGCTTCACCGCTGCCCCACCCCAACTTGGAGGACCCGCCCAGTCCACACCCACAGGGACCCCCTGACTAGAAGGTTGCAGAAGCCTCAGCTAACATGCCAGACACAAGCCCACATCTGCTGTGCGGTTCCCAAGGCTGGGCTGTCTGCAAACAGGAGGCGCTCAATACATGTCTGGGCCTTTTTCTCCCTACATGGGGCCCGGAAAAAGGGGGATGTCTTCATGGGGGGCTATTAAGGGTGGGCTGTTCCCTGGGCTGCACCCTCCTCACACTCACCACACGCACATCGTCGAAGGACATTTAGGGCAGAAGAAAGCTGTGGgctgagggctggaggagggcaaGTTTGGAGGATCTCAGGGAAGGGAGTGGGATTGTGTAGGTACAGCTACACCTGGAGGGGACTGTGGGGAGGGGCTTGCTGTCTTCCCCGCCCACCTGGGAAGGTGGGGCTTGGGCTGGCTTCCCACGACCTTTTCCCTGTTCCGTTCTGTTCTCTGGGCTCCAAGCAGAcacaccacagggcctttgcactggctggtGCCTCTGTCTGGAACCCCATCCCCCACAAGGCTGGCTCCTTATTTTTCAGTGTCTGCTTGGCCATGTCCTTAGAGAGGTTTCCCGAGCCCCTGGCTCTCTGCCTGCCACCCTGACAGGTTTTCTCACTTGGAAGTCACCTTTTGGACTTAGGTAGTGGTCTTGTGTTCTCTAAGATGGACTTTCCCCGAGTCAGGGGAAGTCCCTGGCACCGCTGTGTCCCCAACACCCAGAACATGGTAGGAATGCAGCAAACGTTTGCTGAGTGACTAGGAAAGCTGTGTCTCATGTGGTGATGTGGGACCAGCCAGCAGCCCTTCCAGGCCTCGATTTTCTCTCCGGTGCCAGCAGGTAGCCATGGTGGCAGCCCTGGAAGAGGCCCTGCCTGAGCCCCGGGCGCAATTACGGCTGGGcccccctccctacccccagGCCTGGGAGAGCGGGTGCTGTATTGGGCAGAATGCCTACAGCAGGTGCTGGGGAAACGAAGGGATGCGGAATCCGAGGTGCAAGGTCTCTGGGGGGGACTTTCTGGGGCATTGCTAAAGGCCGAGTCTCCCAGGCCCACAGAGGGAGCCGGGACCCCAACTGGCCGCACCCCCCATCCCATGTAAAGGTCCGCACAGTGCTCGGGGGACAGAGGCCCAGGGATGCCACAGAGAGGGGCTCACCCGGCGACTCGTCCCACACAGCCCCTGCCAGGAGTAGATGTTTCATGTACAGCTCTAAATAATGGCAGAGGCCACGCCTCACCCCTGCAATCTCCACCAACTAGACCCAAccctcctccctcagcctctgccctgggTGGACTCCCTGGACGGGGGTCTCCATCTGTGATGGGTGAGGCTGCCTTGGCCCTTCCCATGGACAGAACCTCCCTTCCCATTCTAGAGAAGGGGATCAAcgcccagagagggcaagggccttccccaggtcacacagcaaggtcAGAGGCTGGAGGGAGATGGGGCAGCAGGACTGTCCTTGGAGGGTcagagttgggggggggcggtcatGAGGGCCACCTGGGATGCAGGCCTCCACAGAAACTGGGGATGTTAGCCAGCACTCTGTCCCTTTGACaagaggggaaactgagtcacagagttGTGCCCAGGGTTGCTTGTCAGGAGTGGTGGGCCCTGGATTCTGGTGCCCTTGGTCTTGATCTGGGTGGATGCAGGCTCAGGGGCCCTTCTGGCAGGGCCTGGGCAGGGCCACTGTCACCCCACAAAGGACATATTGTGGACTTCATCTCCACCCCGTGTCTCTGGCACCCCAGGTCTCCCTGTGCCACCTCCTGGGTCTGAGCTGGGTCCTTCCCACCCATCCACGTCCCTCCTGGCCCCCCAACCCCAGGGCCGCTGCCCCTCCGTGTGTCCGTGGAGAAGGGCCTGCTCGCCCAGCAGCCAGCCTCACTGGAGCCTGGTCACAGAGGCAAGAACCAAGCCGAGTGTTCCTCCCTCCTGCTGGGCCCAGTCCTGCCCTGGGGGAGGCTTCCCACAGGCGCCTCGCTTCCAGCCTGGGGCTGTGTGTACTGCTGGTTGGGGGGCTCGAAAGCCCCCCAAATGGGGTTTCAGGGTATCCAGGAGCCGCGGGTGCTCAAAACACCTTGTGGGCTGTGCTTGTGACTTTGGGCCACCAACCATGCCACAGACCTTGTACCCTCCTTCCTACAGGCTGGGGCCTTGCTCTCtcggaggctgctttggatcccaCAAGCTAGAGCTTTGCTCTTGGGGCCCTCCTGCTCTgggacccctcccctgcctccccggGGTCCTGCCATTGTACTGGTCCCCCTGGGGGTCTCCTCCTAGCCTCCCCGCCCCAAGGCCCGGGTTTCAGCTTCTGCGCTCATGAGGTCTCCCAGGTGGGCCGGAAACGCTGATGAAGACGGGTGGAGCAGACGTGGCCCATTACATCGTTAATAAAGAATATCACACACACACCTTAATCTGCAGCCGGCCTGACACTTTACAAAGTACATTAGGATGTAATCCAATTGAAGCCGCAATATCGAGAACATCTTATCTTATCACAAATTGAAATTATATCATATtcctcttttcttaaattaaaaatctaaaacctTTCCGTTTGCTCTCACACGGTTGTGTAAGACTTAATCACTGgttttaacaatattatatttCCATATGGGCCATTtgtgttctcatttatttatgagGGAGAACTTTCTAGAAAGAATGATTGCATcagtgggtgggggctggtgcCGGGCATGGGGCTGGGGTCAGGGTGCGAGGTTCCACAGGGACAGGGCTAGCCCTAGCATCTGCGTCACAGGGCACAGAGAGGACGGTGGTTTTGGGGTCTTGAGTGTCCTGGGGCTGCGGAACAGATCTGAGCTGGGCGCTCAGACAAGCAAGGTTGACCCTCCTCTGGTTCCGAGGCCAGAGGTCCAACCTTGAGGTGTCAGAGCCGAGCTCCCTCCGAgggctccaggggagggtccttccttCCTCATCTAGCTCCTGGTGGCTGGCAGAGATCCTGGGCGATGCTGGGCCCATGGCCGAGTCACCCCAACCTCTGCCTCTGTGGCCACACGGCCTCCCTGCGTGCATGTCCCTGTTCCCTTCCTCTGTGAGGTCACCAGTCCCTGGGTTGCGGCCCACCCTGCTCCAGCGTGACTTCAACCTAACCAGCATGTCTGCCGGGTCCTGACTTCTAAGCAAGGTCAGGTTCGTGGTGCCAGGGTCAGGCCGTGAGAGGCTCACAGGTTTCAGGGTTAGAACTGGTATATATGGTTCAGGAGACACGGCTCACCCCGTAATGCTTGGCATTGTCAGCAGCCTGTCAGGTGTGGCCCCATCTGGACTGTGGGTCCTACATGGGTGAGTGAAAGACACATTCGTGTGACCTGGTAGGTAATTCCCCCTTGGCAGTTTCGGGTGGTGCTGGGAGCCCAGTGGCCAGGCTGCTGCGTGCAGGGCTGAGGGTCAGGGGCCTGGCCACCCCACAGGTCCTGTCCTTCCATGTGTGCCGCTCCCAGCCCACAACACTCCCTGCTGCCTGCTTCTGTTGCAATCCGTCTGCCACTCACTCATGGGGCCCTGGATGTGCACCTAGGCAGACATGGCTGCTTTCCCCTGTTTTGTTCAGATGTGGCCCCCTCCCCAAGGAAATGAGCCATCCTTAGTGCAAGCCAATCATGGCCAGGCACACACATCCCTGATGTTGGGGGCACCAGAAAGGCATACCCTCTTTTTGCTGGACATCACCCCTACCTGGGATACATAGTGCTGCAGCAGCCACTTTGTGAGCATGAGGGGGAATATGGCTGCCATACTGAGGATGGAACAGGAGAACCTCTGCAGCCTCGTGGGGCTTTGGTGACATCAGTGAGTGACCCACTCAATGAGTCAGTCCTAACACCTCTTTATCCTCTGGCTTTCTGAAGATATGTGTGCCCCTAGAGCTGTTATAACAAAGTATCACATACTTGGTGTCTTAACACAACAGAAATCCATGTCCCCACAGTTCCAggggctggaagtctgaaatcaaggtgtcagcaaggctgtTTGCTTCTGAGGCTGTGGGCAGAGTACCTCAGGCCtccctcctggcttctggtggccaCTGTCACTCTGGGGCGATCCTGGGCTTGTGGCCACGTCACTCGTGTCTCTGCCTCCGTGGGCGTGTGGCTTCCCCTCTGCATGCGTGCCTGTGTCTAGATgacccctttttataaggacaccaggcaCACTGGATCAGGACCCACCTTAATGACCTCATCTCACCAtgatcatctgcaaagaccctgtggtCTGTGCACTTTAAGGTTGTGGATGGACACAAAGTGCTGGGGGACCCTTCATCTGGGGTAACAATCCCCTTTGTGCTTAAACTTTTTCTCAGGCTTTCTGGTATCAGCATCTTAGCTGATATGGAATTTGGTTCTAGGACTGGGGGCACTATAAGACACGGAAACACAGCCAGCAGTGGCAGCCAGCCCAGAGGTCATTGGGAGGGACTCACAGCAAATGACACCCAGCTGACCCTGAGGGACCCAGATCCCGCAATTCGTCAGGGCTGGGAAtgcaggaggaaaagagaatgtcAGGATGAGTAGACTGCTTTTTGTGGAGTCGTTTGAGAGAGGAGGGCCTGGGCGTAGTGGCCAGTGTGAACGGTGCAGGCGGGGGGTCAGGGACCTGTGAAGTGGGCACATGGGTCGGCAGCCAGATGCCCAAGCTGATGGAGCCCCCACAGGCGGGTGCCCTGTGTGGGTGCAAAGCTAGCCCTCCTGGGGAAGGTGAAGCTCTTGCCAGGGGTGAGAAGGTAGGACAAGGCTCAGCAGGAGAAAGCGGAGTTTCCAGCCTCCCCGGAGCCTCCCATGAAGACAGTGGCACGGTTACTGAGAGACTCCACCCCAtctttgtggggtggggggagggccctGCAGGGTAGGAGAAAGCTCAGCACCGTGGGATGGGCACCCAGTAGGGGGCTCAGCTGGGCTCTTGGAACATTCAGGTCAGAGAACCCCCAACAAATCTGTTTTGTTATCTGTGAGAAGAGGTTTGCATGTAAGAAGGTTCTAGACTGGCTAATTCAGGGCTCATTGACAGCAATAGGACATCAACAAAGTCCTAGCCCCTTCCCTGTCTGCTCTGCACATCTCTGCATGGTGGCTTCATCTC contains:
- the MICALL2 gene encoding LOW QUALITY PROTEIN: MICAL-like protein 2 (The sequence of the model RefSeq protein was modified relative to this genomic sequence to represent the inferred CDS: substituted 1 base at 1 genomic stop codon) — translated: MAAIKALQQWCRQQCEGYRDVSITNMTTSFRDGLAFCAILHRHRPDLLNFDALRKENIYENNKLAFRVAEEQLGIPALLDAEDMVALKVPDRLSILTYVSQYYNYFHGRSPIGGMAGIKRPLSGSDEELSGKKAPAQPARPSPTLPTQGPPLSPAPASTKPAVQWKDGPLPKTGQASAGSSISSTCGVCGQHVHLVQRHLADGKLYHRSCFRCKQCSNTQHAGACRSTAGPGISERSSHHPAATSAGLDSRQPRAGPLDSKLPRAPWKAQEANGHSDMGPTARPAVLEPVVGNSTPKDVSATTAGPQATASSYVHPARSSAGPLGGKASMPVANSSPRGWSSPVQNTTLSAPDPRPAMPEGQVILQVTAPQTKPRLGLASPGRADTPDTPPSASRTQQARESFFQMPGAASRPGPACMAPVPTDVAPQDRSREQALNFLQKALPGLRDTSAQEPVRPSPVISPALESHTRTEGPRTGPLAKLSQLASPQALSPPARTEPPAPLSEGATSRASGPAQAGRKSSPASSRAGKAGAGSKLQLEIPRAKGPSSGPQEGQEDGPAGWRARLKPVEKKNPAERGLELKEPRVLGEPRVGNGPVKVPGSSDWRVRTPLGPEKTQGTASPGPSLSGNAAWEPRAQVPEELXKLAVPASLDVSGDWLRPEPPDQEAPSRSWKKEKEKRPAPEPLGRPLGLASGPTVPGKGVTNAAMLQADPLPQEIQRQMQDIERQLDALELRGVELEKRLRAAEGDASEDALMVGWFQLIHKKQLLLRQESELVYRAKDQRLAEQQLDLAGELRQLMAKPESLKSPQDRQREQDLLSQYVHTVDDRSTIVDILEEDRLREQEEDEMLQNMMQNLDLYRSSGDQRKKPKFRLSRIWSLKGRSRTPE